In one Candidatus Nitronereus thalassa genomic region, the following are encoded:
- a CDS encoding Lrp/AsnC ligand binding domain-containing protein — protein sequence MMESAYVLINVLPGQTANVKNLLSQIPEIKVIDACWGKPDIFARVEVTSQEALTQLVLTRIHAIEGVSQTDTHLVYTLPE from the coding sequence ATGATGGAAAGTGCCTATGTGCTCATTAACGTGCTTCCAGGCCAAACGGCCAATGTCAAAAATTTACTGTCACAAATTCCTGAGATCAAAGTGATTGATGCCTGCTGGGGCAAACCGGATATTTTTGCCCGTGTCGAGGTGACGAGCCAAGAAGCCCTCACCCAACTGGTCCTAACCCGTATTCATGCCATCGAAGGTGTCTCCCAAACAGACACACACCTCGTCTATACGCTTCCGGAATAG
- a CDS encoding TraR/DksA family transcriptional regulator gives MKAKPAKKTTAATSKSTKAGSVKTAATKTSKAVAKRTPSSKPVTKSSSEPKSKPKPKTKAESSSPRPANDVATQTKRPVVLGARAKALRTILLAKRDAVMKQMREQLGQSLTDDQQRRLESAMDSGDQALFDLEREMGISLQEMRNRERQMIEEALSSLDEGTYGKCAECDAEISEKRLAALPFARYCIECQSRMELLEKIEKGEQRI, from the coding sequence ATGAAAGCCAAACCCGCGAAAAAAACCACGGCGGCTACCAGTAAATCGACCAAGGCTGGAAGTGTGAAAACCGCTGCAACCAAAACTTCCAAGGCCGTGGCCAAACGAACACCATCTTCTAAACCCGTGACCAAATCCTCTTCTGAACCAAAGTCAAAGCCCAAGCCCAAAACCAAGGCCGAGTCTTCCTCGCCTCGACCTGCGAATGATGTGGCCACCCAAACCAAGCGTCCTGTGGTGTTGGGCGCTCGTGCCAAGGCCTTGCGGACGATATTGTTGGCCAAACGGGATGCCGTGATGAAACAAATGCGTGAACAATTGGGGCAATCGTTGACTGATGATCAACAGCGTCGATTGGAATCGGCAATGGATAGCGGGGATCAGGCATTGTTTGATCTTGAGCGTGAGATGGGGATTTCATTACAAGAAATGCGGAATCGTGAGCGGCAGATGATCGAAGAAGCCTTATCAAGTTTGGATGAAGGCACCTACGGGAAATGTGCGGAATGTGATGCGGAAATCAGTGAGAAACGTTTGGCCGCGCTCCCGTTTGCTCGTTATTGTATCGAATGCCAATCTCGCATGGAATTGCTGGAAAAAATTGAAAAAGGAGAGCAACGAATTTGA
- the hemE gene encoding uroporphyrinogen decarboxylase produces the protein MTPPLTNDRFLRACRRQPVDRTPVWFMRQAGRYMAEYQAIRKKHSILDVCKTPELAAEVTLQPIERFPLDAAIIFADILLPLEPMGLQLSFVEDKGPVIANPVRSVEDVERLRVVDGQAFTFSHDAMSLTIQRLAGRVPLIGFAGGPFTLASYAIEGGSSRSYITTKRLMFSQPKLWHALLEKFSDVVTNYLLVQIDAGAQAIQLFDSWVGCLSPGDYEEYALPHVTRIIDRLRSAGVPLIYFGTGTSTLLPLMKKAGSDVVGLDWHVQLDEAWARLGYDVAVQGNLDPVVLYAPVEEIDRRVKDILTRANQRPGHIFNLGHGILPQTPVAHVDAAIASVHKYGRHS, from the coding sequence ATGACGCCTCCTTTGACGAATGATCGTTTTCTTCGAGCCTGCAGAAGGCAACCCGTTGACCGAACTCCCGTCTGGTTTATGCGGCAAGCAGGACGCTATATGGCGGAGTATCAGGCAATTCGAAAGAAACATAGTATCTTGGATGTGTGTAAAACCCCGGAGTTAGCTGCCGAAGTCACTCTTCAACCTATTGAACGGTTTCCTTTAGATGCCGCCATTATCTTTGCAGATATTCTGTTGCCCCTTGAACCAATGGGACTTCAATTATCGTTTGTTGAGGACAAAGGGCCGGTGATCGCCAATCCTGTGAGAAGTGTCGAGGATGTGGAGCGGTTGCGTGTGGTGGATGGTCAGGCATTTACCTTTTCTCATGATGCCATGTCCTTAACGATTCAACGATTGGCCGGGCGAGTCCCACTCATTGGATTTGCCGGTGGTCCCTTTACGTTGGCGAGTTATGCCATTGAAGGCGGGAGTTCTCGCTCCTACATCACAACCAAGCGCCTTATGTTTTCCCAGCCGAAATTGTGGCATGCCTTGTTAGAAAAATTTTCCGATGTGGTGACGAACTATCTTCTGGTACAAATCGATGCAGGAGCGCAAGCTATTCAATTATTTGATAGTTGGGTTGGATGTCTTTCACCAGGTGATTACGAAGAATATGCCCTTCCCCATGTGACACGCATTATAGATCGCTTGCGGTCTGCGGGGGTGCCCCTCATTTATTTTGGAACTGGCACATCGACCCTCTTGCCGCTCATGAAAAAGGCCGGAAGTGATGTGGTTGGGCTAGATTGGCATGTTCAGTTGGATGAAGCTTGGGCCCGTCTGGGCTACGATGTGGCTGTGCAGGGAAATCTTGATCCCGTTGTCCTGTATGCCCCGGTTGAAGAAATCGACCGACGGGTTAAAGACATCCTGACTCGTGCTAATCAACGTCCTGGACATATTTTTAACTTGGGTCATGGCATTCTTCCTCAAACGCCAGTTGCCCATGTTGATGCGGCGATTGCTTCTGTTCACAAATATGGTCGACATTCCTGA
- a CDS encoding zinc ribbon domain-containing protein, with the protein MPVYEYQCQSCEHKFELMQSMNARSEETSCPRCNETKAHRLMSAFASQIKGDHKPGFAEMKAYDMYNDRMDRFKKLPPLMGGARAMPGEPAMTQAPDPGAGEG; encoded by the coding sequence ATGCCGGTGTATGAATATCAATGCCAATCCTGCGAGCACAAGTTTGAGCTCATGCAATCGATGAACGCCAGATCGGAAGAGACGAGTTGCCCACGTTGCAACGAAACCAAAGCCCACCGATTGATGTCAGCCTTTGCATCCCAGATCAAGGGCGATCACAAGCCAGGCTTTGCTGAAATGAAAGCCTACGATATGTACAATGATCGTATGGACCGATTTAAAAAGCTTCCCCCCCTCATGGGCGGTGCGAGAGCGATGCCCGGGGAACCGGCCATGACCCAAGCACCTGATCCTGGTGCAGGAGAAGGCTAA
- a CDS encoding substrate-binding domain-containing protein, producing the protein MTKTSKGKQKSIQAAGVTNRLRERRVAVGFSQGELAARTKITRQALYAIEMNQYLPGTEVALRLASHLGCTVEDLFSFESDVDIIEAEMVGGESKMGERARVKVASVDGRLLAKPVSDLGEMLNYTVPADGLQLGRVGTQSCAPQNPKRVYIQLLRPQRDIEHQVVVAGCDPAIFLAGEHIRQHGGDASVLGWTMGSLAALQALKRGEVHVAGIHVVDHRSGDFNLPFLRKYLKGHAVTVVRFAAWQEGLLLKKGNPKTVRGIEDLARPDLRMMNREPGAGARLLLDYLLEKSGIASRVVRGYDAQCSSQLGVGRAIVEGKADVGIGAQGVGHFFDLDFIPLQEERYDLVIPTRYLRVHPGMQMFLDTLVTHGFRQEIDALGGYDSKEIGKIIE; encoded by the coding sequence ATGACTAAAACCTCAAAAGGCAAACAAAAATCTATTCAAGCTGCCGGCGTGACGAATCGATTGCGCGAACGTCGTGTGGCAGTCGGATTTTCCCAAGGAGAACTGGCGGCGAGGACAAAAATCACTCGTCAAGCCCTGTATGCGATCGAGATGAACCAATATCTTCCTGGGACAGAAGTTGCATTACGCTTGGCGTCCCATCTGGGGTGTACCGTGGAGGATTTATTTTCCTTTGAATCCGACGTGGACATTATTGAGGCGGAGATGGTGGGTGGCGAATCGAAGATGGGGGAAAGGGCTAGGGTGAAAGTCGCGTCTGTTGATGGACGATTGTTGGCCAAGCCGGTGTCTGATTTGGGGGAAATGTTGAATTATACCGTGCCTGCCGATGGGCTGCAGCTAGGGCGGGTGGGGACGCAATCTTGTGCCCCCCAAAATCCAAAGCGCGTATATATCCAGTTGTTAAGACCTCAACGAGACATTGAACATCAAGTGGTGGTCGCAGGATGCGATCCAGCCATATTTTTAGCCGGGGAACATATCCGTCAGCATGGGGGAGATGCGTCGGTGCTGGGTTGGACCATGGGAAGCTTGGCGGCCTTGCAGGCGTTAAAGCGAGGCGAAGTGCACGTCGCGGGTATCCATGTGGTGGATCACCGATCCGGCGATTTCAATCTGCCGTTCTTGCGTAAGTATTTAAAGGGTCATGCCGTGACGGTCGTACGATTCGCTGCATGGCAAGAGGGGCTATTGCTCAAAAAGGGGAATCCTAAAACGGTTCGTGGTATTGAAGATTTAGCCAGACCGGATCTGCGCATGATGAATCGTGAGCCGGGGGCCGGAGCCAGGCTCTTGCTGGACTATTTATTGGAAAAATCTGGAATTGCCAGTCGTGTGGTGCGTGGATACGACGCACAGTGCTCCTCCCAGCTGGGTGTGGGCCGGGCCATCGTCGAGGGAAAGGCCGATGTGGGAATTGGTGCGCAAGGCGTTGGGCACTTTTTTGACCTCGATTTTATTCCGTTGCAAGAAGAACGTTATGATCTCGTGATCCCGACAAGGTATCTTCGTGTCCATCCTGGCATGCAGATGTTTTTGGATACGCTCGTGACTCATGGGTTTCGACAAGAAATTGATGCGTTAGGGGGATATGATTCCAAGGAAATTGGGAAAATTATTGAGTAA
- a CDS encoding cytochrome c encodes MRKEQLHHWQSWCLGVVFVCGLGLGCSQADEGDHPSHAVMEKNGATSAGVVVSESADIEVPKEFQSGEERFNTFCARCHGVHARGTTNGPPLVHKIYEPSHHADIAFLRAAAQGVRAHHWEFGNMPKIEGASSDDVQLVIQYVRWLQREAGIY; translated from the coding sequence GTGAGAAAAGAACAATTACATCATTGGCAAAGTTGGTGCTTGGGTGTTGTCTTCGTTTGCGGGCTAGGTTTGGGTTGCTCCCAGGCTGATGAGGGGGACCATCCCTCTCATGCGGTTATGGAAAAAAATGGGGCAACATCTGCTGGAGTTGTGGTATCGGAGAGTGCGGATATCGAGGTGCCAAAGGAGTTTCAATCTGGAGAAGAACGGTTCAATACCTTCTGTGCCCGTTGTCATGGAGTTCATGCCCGGGGAACAACGAATGGGCCGCCGTTGGTGCACAAGATTTATGAGCCCTCACATCATGCGGATATTGCCTTTCTTCGTGCTGCGGCTCAGGGGGTGCGGGCGCATCATTGGGAATTTGGCAATATGCCAAAAATCGAAGGTGCGTCTTCAGATGATGTGCAGTTGGTAATTCAGTATGTTCGGTGGCTGCAGCGTGAAGCGGGTATCTACTGA
- a CDS encoding M3 family oligoendopeptidase has protein sequence MPAKATAPTRLPQWTLKDLLANPDKDLETISQNLNKNITALEKLRPSLNNHTSPKTFLKGLSLIEEIAALSSRLGAYSSLWFAQNTTNQKARAFDATVKDRLANVSNRVLFFDLWWQKHRGKAAKQLLTHTNSIRYYLTSLRRLTPHTLTEPEERIINIKNTTGRSALDTLYDVLTNALTFKSPEKEARTPLSREQLSVFFRHPSAIKRKQAYQELLSVYSGHADMLGEIYKSLVIDWKNEGIDLRHHASPVAVRNTYNDIPNEAVTTLLGCCRKNRHIFQEFFRLKAKICKIKKLSRYDIYAPTKSEKISYPFEEAKKLVFQAYKGFSPKLATLAQQVFEDRHIDAATTPGKAGGAFCYSVLPKLTPYVMLNYTGDARDVATLAHELGHAVHGMMARHHSIFTFHSTLPLAETASVFGEQLLSQALLQEVSNPRMKQRLLLGQLDDLYATILRQAYFVEFENQAHEQIAQGATVNGLANTYRNLLKEQFGRVVTVPDEFQWEWISIPHIYRSPFYCYAYSFGNLLVLALYQRYQKEGKSFIPKYLELLAGGGSKSPQDLLKPLRLDMCAEKFWQSGFDRIEGMVEDLEKTIR, from the coding sequence ATGCCCGCTAAAGCGACAGCTCCAACACGCCTCCCTCAATGGACCTTAAAAGATCTACTGGCCAATCCGGACAAAGACCTGGAAACGATCTCCCAAAACCTCAACAAAAACATCACGGCGCTGGAAAAGCTTCGCCCATCTCTCAATAACCACACCTCCCCAAAAACATTTCTCAAGGGGCTTTCCCTTATCGAAGAAATTGCCGCCTTGAGTTCTCGATTAGGAGCCTACTCAAGCCTCTGGTTTGCTCAAAACACGACCAACCAAAAAGCGCGCGCCTTTGATGCCACCGTCAAGGATAGATTAGCCAATGTGTCCAATCGAGTGCTCTTTTTCGACCTTTGGTGGCAAAAACATCGCGGCAAAGCCGCAAAACAACTACTGACGCATACTAATTCCATTCGCTATTATCTCACCTCGCTACGTCGGCTTACCCCGCACACGCTGACCGAACCCGAGGAACGAATTATCAATATTAAAAACACCACGGGCCGTTCGGCACTCGATACACTGTACGATGTTCTGACCAATGCCTTAACCTTCAAATCTCCTGAAAAAGAAGCACGAACGCCCCTTTCACGCGAGCAACTGTCTGTCTTCTTTCGCCACCCCTCGGCAATCAAACGCAAACAAGCTTACCAGGAATTGCTGAGCGTCTATTCGGGCCATGCCGACATGTTGGGAGAAATTTACAAATCACTCGTCATTGATTGGAAAAACGAAGGCATTGACCTCCGGCATCACGCTTCCCCTGTGGCCGTACGCAATACCTACAATGATATTCCCAATGAAGCCGTCACGACCCTCCTGGGCTGTTGCAGAAAAAACCGCCACATTTTCCAAGAGTTTTTTCGCCTGAAAGCAAAAATCTGCAAGATCAAGAAATTGTCACGCTATGATATTTACGCCCCGACCAAAAGTGAAAAAATTTCCTATCCGTTTGAAGAGGCCAAGAAACTGGTCTTCCAAGCCTATAAGGGCTTTTCACCAAAATTGGCGACCCTTGCTCAACAGGTCTTTGAAGATCGACATATCGATGCTGCCACCACTCCCGGCAAGGCCGGCGGGGCATTTTGTTACAGCGTCCTACCAAAGCTCACCCCCTACGTGATGCTGAATTACACGGGGGATGCCCGTGACGTCGCCACGCTTGCCCACGAACTCGGACATGCCGTGCATGGCATGATGGCCAGACACCACTCCATCTTTACCTTTCATTCAACCCTGCCCCTCGCAGAAACAGCGTCGGTATTTGGCGAACAACTCCTCTCGCAAGCCTTGCTCCAAGAAGTCTCGAATCCTCGCATGAAGCAACGCTTGCTCCTTGGGCAACTCGATGACCTTTATGCCACCATCCTGCGACAGGCCTATTTTGTCGAATTCGAAAACCAAGCCCACGAACAGATCGCCCAAGGGGCCACCGTCAACGGCCTTGCCAACACCTATCGGAATTTGCTGAAGGAACAATTCGGCCGAGTCGTGACCGTTCCAGATGAATTTCAATGGGAGTGGATTTCCATTCCCCACATCTATCGAAGCCCGTTTTACTGCTATGCCTATAGTTTCGGGAACCTGCTGGTCTTAGCTCTGTACCAGCGGTATCAGAAGGAAGGAAAGTCTTTCATTCCTAAGTATTTGGAACTATTGGCGGGCGGTGGTTCTAAAAGCCCTCAAGACTTGCTCAAACCACTCAGACTCGACATGTGTGCGGAAAAATTTTGGCAATCCGGATTCGACCGTATTGAGGGCATGGTCGAAGATCTAGAGAAAACGATACGGTAA
- a CDS encoding adenine phosphoribosyltransferase, translating into MDYKSLIREIPDFPKSGILFYDITTLLKNSSGFQKIVQDLTDHYRNDQISKVVGIESRGFILGGPLAFNLNAGFVPVRKPGKLPADVFEVKYNLEYGSNSLAIHRDAIEMGERVLVVDDLLATGGTAAATVHLLRQLGAEIVGCTFLVELLALEGRAKLDGCPVHSLLSYH; encoded by the coding sequence ATGGATTATAAAAGTTTGATTCGAGAAATTCCCGATTTTCCAAAATCTGGTATTTTATTCTATGACATCACGACGCTACTCAAAAATTCATCAGGTTTTCAGAAGATCGTTCAGGACTTGACCGATCATTACCGAAATGACCAAATCAGCAAGGTGGTGGGGATTGAATCGAGAGGGTTTATCTTGGGTGGGCCCCTGGCCTTTAATCTCAATGCGGGGTTTGTGCCAGTTCGCAAGCCAGGAAAATTGCCCGCCGATGTGTTTGAAGTAAAATATAACCTGGAATATGGATCGAATTCTTTGGCCATTCATCGGGATGCCATCGAAATGGGTGAACGGGTGTTGGTCGTCGATGATCTCTTGGCGACGGGGGGAACCGCAGCGGCCACGGTACACTTATTGAGGCAATTAGGGGCGGAAATCGTCGGATGTACGTTTCTGGTGGAACTGTTAGCTTTAGAGGGCCGGGCCAAGTTGGATGGATGTCCGGTCCATTCCTTGCTGTCCTATCACTAG
- the queC gene encoding 7-cyano-7-deazaguanine synthase QueC, whose product MNAVVLASGGLDSTVAAAIAKEEGWALFLVTVGYGQRHHVEIACAKKIAAWIGAKEHKILHLDLSVFGGSALVGQGTVPKHRSEKDRKQGIPNTYVPARNTIFLSLALAYAEVSKAKSIFIGANVLDYSGYPDCRPEFLQAFQQVARLGTKMSVEGSSVEIKAPLLQLSKAQIIQRGIELGVPFELTHSCYDPNEEGVACGQCDSCLIRLEGFRQAGKKDPVSYQVG is encoded by the coding sequence GTGAACGCAGTAGTGCTAGCCAGCGGAGGGCTGGACTCCACGGTAGCCGCAGCCATCGCCAAAGAGGAAGGCTGGGCTCTGTTTTTGGTCACTGTAGGATATGGCCAGCGGCATCATGTTGAAATTGCCTGTGCTAAGAAAATCGCGGCTTGGATCGGGGCCAAAGAGCACAAGATTCTACACCTGGATTTAAGCGTGTTTGGAGGGTCGGCACTCGTCGGGCAAGGCACGGTTCCCAAGCATCGATCAGAAAAGGATCGAAAGCAAGGGATTCCTAATACCTACGTCCCGGCCAGGAATACGATTTTTCTCTCATTGGCCTTGGCCTATGCCGAAGTGTCCAAAGCCAAAAGCATTTTTATCGGAGCGAATGTGTTGGATTATTCAGGTTATCCTGATTGTCGGCCAGAATTTTTGCAAGCCTTTCAACAGGTCGCACGACTGGGAACAAAAATGAGCGTGGAAGGGAGCTCCGTTGAAATCAAGGCCCCACTCCTTCAACTCAGCAAGGCACAAATCATTCAACGGGGGATCGAGTTGGGCGTGCCCTTCGAACTTACTCATAGCTGTTATGATCCGAATGAAGAAGGGGTGGCCTGTGGGCAATGTGATAGTTGTCTTATTCGATTGGAAGGATTCCGACAGGCTGGGAAAAAAGATCCAGTGTCATATCAGGTTGGGTAG
- the hemG gene encoding protoporphyrinogen oxidase → MTRPSTSVKRVVIVGGGIAGLSTAFTLAEESQKFNQAVHCTILEAGSSWGGKISTTRVDGLIVEGGPDSFLSIKPWALELCEKLGLSSQLINTNQGHNKTFAYSRGRLREFPQGLVSMVPTKMGPLFKSGLVSWPGILRMGGDWFIPARSADAPEESLASFFTRRFGQEAFDRLIEPLVAGIYAGDARELSVSATFPQFVDLEIQHGGLIKGALAQQRARRAPQGKSGTPRTLFVTLQHGLDELVTRLVEVLTKQGITLLLGKAVHHVNRVPVSDGHGMWRVSLANGEVVEADGVVLATPAFVSSRILEECHPEVAGLLSEIPYASTVTASLAFRKAEVQSQLQGFGFVVPRVEQRKLIAATWSSLKWAGRANPDESLIRCYLGGRGRESILKEDDSRLVAVALAELGEMIGIKASPQSAHVFRWAQAMPQYVIGHRARVKNLRQRLAASPGLYVTGAAYEGLGIPDCIRDGKETAQSLSAMLWKNAS, encoded by the coding sequence ATGACTCGACCTTCCACTTCTGTTAAACGCGTTGTCATTGTAGGCGGAGGTATCGCCGGCCTTTCGACCGCGTTTACGCTCGCGGAAGAATCGCAGAAATTCAACCAGGCCGTTCACTGTACAATCCTGGAGGCTGGATCAAGTTGGGGCGGCAAAATTTCCACGACTCGAGTCGATGGCTTAATCGTGGAAGGCGGGCCTGATTCATTTCTCTCTATCAAACCATGGGCCCTGGAATTGTGCGAAAAACTGGGCTTGAGTTCGCAACTCATCAATACAAATCAGGGTCACAACAAAACCTTTGCTTACTCCCGTGGACGGCTTCGGGAATTTCCCCAAGGGTTAGTTTCCATGGTACCCACCAAAATGGGGCCCTTATTTAAAAGCGGGCTGGTGTCTTGGCCGGGAATTTTGCGGATGGGAGGGGATTGGTTTATTCCTGCTCGCTCTGCTGATGCACCGGAAGAATCATTGGCAAGTTTTTTTACTCGTCGGTTTGGGCAGGAAGCCTTTGATCGATTGATCGAACCCCTGGTCGCGGGCATTTATGCGGGGGATGCCAGGGAACTCAGTGTCTCTGCGACCTTTCCTCAATTTGTCGATTTAGAAATTCAACATGGGGGATTAATCAAAGGTGCGTTGGCACAGCAACGGGCCAGGCGAGCTCCTCAAGGGAAAAGTGGCACACCCCGTACATTATTCGTCACCCTGCAGCATGGGTTGGATGAGCTGGTCACCAGGTTGGTGGAGGTCCTCACCAAACAGGGGATCACCTTATTGCTTGGAAAGGCAGTGCATCATGTGAATCGGGTGCCCGTTTCCGATGGCCACGGAATGTGGAGAGTGAGCTTAGCGAACGGCGAAGTGGTTGAGGCGGATGGTGTCGTCCTGGCCACCCCAGCCTTTGTGTCCTCTCGGATTTTGGAAGAGTGTCATCCCGAAGTGGCTGGTTTGTTATCGGAAATACCCTATGCTTCCACGGTCACCGCGTCCCTTGCGTTTCGGAAAGCAGAGGTGCAGTCACAATTACAGGGGTTTGGGTTTGTGGTTCCTCGAGTGGAGCAACGGAAATTGATTGCCGCGACCTGGTCGTCCTTGAAATGGGCTGGGCGCGCCAACCCTGATGAAAGCCTGATTCGGTGTTACCTGGGGGGCCGAGGACGTGAATCCATTCTTAAGGAGGATGATTCCCGTTTAGTGGCGGTTGCCTTGGCGGAATTAGGGGAAATGATCGGGATTAAGGCCTCCCCACAGTCGGCACACGTATTTCGATGGGCGCAGGCCATGCCGCAATATGTGATTGGGCATCGTGCTCGGGTGAAGAACCTTCGGCAACGCCTCGCAGCTAGCCCAGGTTTATATGTGACCGGCGCAGCATATGAGGGGTTGGGAATTCCTGATTGTATTCGTGATGGGAAAGAGACGGCCCAATCCCTTAGCGCCATGTTGTGGAAGAATGCGTCATAA
- a CDS encoding acylphosphatase: MVRVHVFVQGHVQGVGFRAFTARQAKSHQVNGWVRNVQDGRVELEAQGLRESVEKFLVDLEQGPALSNVREVSVEWIEPQDQESTFEVKY, translated from the coding sequence ATGGTTCGTGTTCATGTGTTCGTTCAGGGGCATGTGCAGGGCGTGGGTTTTCGAGCATTTACGGCTCGTCAGGCGAAATCCCATCAGGTAAACGGGTGGGTCCGGAATGTACAAGATGGCCGTGTGGAGTTGGAAGCCCAGGGCTTGCGTGAGTCAGTGGAAAAGTTTCTCGTAGATTTGGAGCAAGGTCCGGCATTATCCAATGTGAGGGAGGTCAGCGTGGAATGGATTGAACCGCAGGATCAGGAATCTACGTTCGAAGTGAAATATTAA
- a CDS encoding alginate export family protein, with protein sequence MRRLLCGNRIATYVVFCWSVFFGLPSVPPALGSGAEGEIAQEVSSPSPNLFPQSMVERIQGSSSMPLAESADAVLVRPRDWQWNRYVKAALHLPQWLDLGFEHRTRFEVYDHPWRPSQAMGQTDGQIEQRSRVRVGLQGGPFKFLFEGQDSRTHLDDPGDFVNDSIRNEMDILQLMVSATANNFLATGLRADFHFGRLTMDFGRRRLIARNGYRNTTNAFDGMHGQLAKGQDWRVRIFLVEPVLRDDVRLDEQSQRNLFWGVYGETLQMPWMRLNVYYFGLNDQQSPALNQQRTFSTFGLRVYEEPEIGRADYEVETVWQTGKRGSIDHFAHFQHIDLGYTFNLPWSPRVVIHYDYASGDRNAGDSQSSAFDTLFGGRRFEYMPTGNLGPFFRTNISSPGWRVIVEPSKGWKVQLKHRVWYLATSRGAFGISPIVTATNGGVFDATGGSGNFLGHDVELRAQWTVNKNLEFDAGYFHWFKGSYFDRLPASAGLPVGGNIDTDYFYFQTTFRI encoded by the coding sequence ATGAGAAGACTTTTGTGTGGTAACCGAATCGCCACATATGTCGTGTTTTGTTGGAGTGTATTTTTCGGCTTGCCTTCTGTGCCTCCTGCATTGGGATCTGGCGCAGAAGGCGAAATTGCGCAAGAAGTTTCTTCACCAAGCCCGAATCTTTTTCCTCAGAGCATGGTGGAGAGAATTCAAGGGTCATCCTCGATGCCTCTTGCGGAATCGGCTGATGCCGTGCTGGTTCGACCCAGAGATTGGCAGTGGAACCGTTATGTGAAGGCGGCTTTACATCTGCCACAGTGGTTGGATCTGGGGTTTGAACATCGAACACGGTTTGAAGTGTACGACCATCCGTGGCGGCCCAGCCAGGCTATGGGCCAGACCGATGGGCAAATTGAACAACGATCTCGGGTCCGGGTGGGGCTCCAAGGTGGACCCTTTAAATTTCTTTTCGAGGGGCAAGATTCCCGTACGCATCTCGACGACCCTGGAGATTTTGTGAACGATTCGATCCGGAATGAAATGGATATTCTGCAGTTGATGGTGTCGGCGACAGCCAATAATTTTTTGGCCACTGGGCTTCGGGCCGATTTCCATTTTGGACGTCTTACCATGGATTTCGGTCGCCGACGGTTGATTGCGAGAAATGGATATCGCAATACCACCAATGCGTTTGATGGAATGCATGGACAATTGGCCAAGGGCCAAGACTGGCGTGTGCGGATCTTTCTCGTTGAGCCGGTTTTGCGGGATGATGTACGGCTAGATGAACAATCCCAACGGAATCTCTTCTGGGGAGTGTATGGCGAAACTTTGCAAATGCCCTGGATGCGATTGAATGTCTATTATTTTGGTCTGAATGATCAGCAGAGTCCGGCATTGAACCAACAAAGAACATTTTCCACCTTTGGTCTTCGTGTCTATGAAGAGCCGGAAATCGGTCGTGCCGATTACGAAGTTGAGACCGTGTGGCAAACCGGCAAGCGGGGAAGCATCGATCATTTTGCGCACTTTCAACATATTGACCTTGGGTATACGTTTAATCTGCCGTGGTCGCCTCGTGTGGTGATTCATTATGATTATGCGAGTGGAGATCGCAATGCGGGCGATAGTCAAAGTTCGGCCTTTGATACGCTCTTTGGCGGGAGACGGTTTGAATACATGCCCACGGGTAATTTGGGCCCATTTTTTCGTACCAATATCAGTTCGCCAGGCTGGCGGGTGATTGTAGAGCCCTCCAAGGGTTGGAAAGTTCAACTTAAGCATAGGGTCTGGTATCTGGCCACATCTCGAGGTGCGTTTGGCATCTCCCCTATTGTCACGGCCACCAATGGCGGTGTCTTTGATGCTACTGGTGGCTCCGGAAATTTCTTGGGCCATGATGTGGAGCTGCGAGCTCAGTGGACCGTGAATAAGAATTTAGAATTCGATGCAGGGTATTTTCATTGGTTTAAGGGAAGTTATTTTGACCGGCTCCCTGCCTCGGCGGGATTGCCCGTGGGGGGAAATATCGATACGGATTATTTTTATTTTCAAACAACATTTCGAATTTAA